A window from Kineosporia sp. NBRC 101731 encodes these proteins:
- a CDS encoding DUF1963 domain-containing protein encodes MDELEAFRADALQQGVSTAEVEAWLGGTRFCLQLDATGEGTPAAQIQGWPTLPTDVSWPVDAQGQPLGFLAAIHCAVLPRLDTPDLVLPRQGHLLFFQSYDELWDDNGPGLPEQVLHVRALGPEQSHLPHYERVDLYPSVRFSRDNTQDPGPSHPLDQLTELARTYWPEAEQPGSDRMRIGGYGDVAHNSPEQTVMYELVAQGLLPSIDSWDDFFRLHAQVQREWLPLAQFGSLEEDCPDTNARFMIRRTDLEQARFDRVISDAEFGG; translated from the coding sequence ATGGATGAGTTGGAAGCGTTCCGGGCAGACGCCCTGCAGCAGGGCGTGAGTACCGCCGAGGTGGAGGCATGGCTGGGCGGGACCCGGTTCTGCCTGCAACTGGACGCCACGGGCGAAGGAACACCCGCCGCCCAGATCCAGGGCTGGCCGACGCTGCCCACCGATGTGTCGTGGCCCGTGGACGCCCAGGGCCAGCCGCTGGGGTTCCTGGCCGCCATCCACTGCGCCGTGCTGCCTCGACTGGACACCCCTGACCTCGTCCTCCCCCGGCAGGGCCATCTCCTGTTCTTCCAGAGCTACGACGAACTCTGGGACGACAACGGGCCGGGGCTGCCGGAACAGGTGCTCCACGTTCGCGCCCTCGGACCGGAACAGAGCCACCTTCCGCACTACGAGCGGGTCGACCTCTATCCGTCGGTCCGGTTCAGCCGCGACAACACCCAGGACCCTGGCCCGTCTCATCCTCTCGATCAGCTGACGGAACTGGCCCGCACCTATTGGCCGGAGGCGGAACAGCCCGGAAGCGACCGGATGCGCATCGGCGGGTACGGGGACGTAGCTCACAACAGCCCGGAACAGACCGTGATGTACGAACTCGTTGCCCAGGGACTGCTTCCCTCCATCGACAGCTGGGACGACTTCTTCCGGCTCCATGCCCAGGTGCAGCGAGAATGGCTTCCGCTGGCCCAGTTCGGGTCGCTGGAGGAGGACTGTCCCGACACCAACGCCCGGTTCATGATCCGGCGGACCGACCTGGAACAGGCCCGCTTCGACCGGGTGATCTCCGACGCGGAGTTCGGCGGCTGA
- a CDS encoding NlpC/P60 family protein, which yields MSASVADSRPGPAAHRRRPAAGSPHVDAQVTYGTPFSNSQLQPGDLVFFYSPIGHVGIYLGDNTMVHTPATGSSVNVSTLWQAPSAAVRLS from the coding sequence GTGAGCGCGTCGGTCGCGGACAGCCGACCTGGCCCTGCTGCTCACCGTCGCCGACCCGCCGCGGGATCACCCCATGTCGACGCGCAGGTCACCTACGGCACGCCGTTCAGCAACTCCCAGCTACAGCCCGGCGACCTGGTGTTCTTCTACTCCCCGATCGGTCACGTCGGCATCTATCTGGGCGACAACACGATGGTGCACACCCCCGCCACGGGTAGCTCCGTCAACGTGTCCACCCTGTGGCAGGCCCCTTCGGCCGCGGTACGCCTTTCCTGA